The following are encoded together in the Zingiber officinale cultivar Zhangliang chromosome 8A, Zo_v1.1, whole genome shotgun sequence genome:
- the LOC122009270 gene encoding cleavage and polyadenylation specificity factor subunit 6-like, which produces MDHGGGGGGGFLRNEAISAIQDEEQFYGEDDDYDDLYSDVNVGEGFHQTFDERNGSGPFQPVEERRSDPPPLPPLPRAMPPPVQQPVAEASERVQIPGIAEEPKIERPFDRSGGFQDQGFRGGVEPVVPARQAAPPLPPPPLPAGRPDMGQPSGGFSQIQSQNGNNSFQNESFQRQGGGFGNDNFQRQGGGAGNVIAVGNVNGGDAGSGGGVGGTTLFVGDLHWWTTDADLEAELCKYGQVKEVKFFDERASGKSKGYCQVDFYDPMAATACKEGMNGHIFNGRPCVVALASPFTVRRMGENQVNKNQQVTSQTQPPAPPQKGGRGGGGPSVGNNFGRGGGGGSGGGGGNWARGGGMGNRGPMGNMRNRMGPVGGRGIMGNGGMVAPPPPVLHPGAMIGQGFDPMGYGAAMGRMGGGFGGFPGGAAGAPFPGMMPSFPPVVAPHVNPAFFGRGLAPGGVGMWSDPNMGGWGGEEQSSYGEDAASDQQYGEGSHGKDRVAERDRYGAPARRHDKEKEMGSGQDWPERRHRDEGERDPGREKELSRERDRERGRDRDRERDRDREREREIDRERDRHRDDRDRHGDRYRHRDREPERDDDWARGRSSRPRSKSREVEHSKRRRQTPE; this is translated from the coding sequence ATGGATCACGGAGGCGGCGGGGGCGGTGGGTTCCTCCGGAACGAGGCGATCTCCGCCATACAGGATGAGGAGCAGTTCTACGGTGAAGACGACGACTATGACGACCTCTATAGCGATGTGAACGTCGGCGAGGGGTTTCATCAGACGTTCGACGAAAGAAATGGTTCGGGGCCTTTCCAACCCGTGGAGGAGCGCCGGAGCGACCCGCCACCCCTTCCACCGCTGCCACGAGCTATGCCTCCGCCGGTGCAGCAGCCGGTGGCTGAGGCTTCGGAGAGAGTCCAGATTCCTGGTATCGCGGAGGAACCTAAGATCGAGCGACCGTTTGATAGATCTGGAGGTTTCCAAGACCAGGGTTTTAGAGGTGGCGTTGAGCCGGTGGTCCCGGCAAGACAGGCGGCGCCTCCTCTCCCTCCGCCGCCTCTACCAGCTGGTAGGCCTGACATGGGCCAGCCTTCTGGTGGATTTTCCCAGATCCAGAGCCAGAACGGAAATAATAGTTTCCAAAATGAGAGTTTTCAGAGGCAAGGAGGTGGATTTGGGAACGACAATTTCCAACGGCAAGGAGGTGGTGCAGGCAATGTCATAGCTGTTGGCAATGTTAACGGAGGTGATGCAGGCAGCGGTGGAGGAGTCGGTGGCACTACACTTTTTGTCGGGGATCTCCATTGGTGGACTACTGATGCAGATCTCGAGGCTGAGCTGTGCAAGTATGGGCAGGTCAAAGAAGTGAAATTTTTTGATGAGAGGGCGAGCGGAAAATCAAAAGGATACTGTCAGGTTGACTTCTATGATCCAATGGCAGCAACTGCCTGCAAGGAGGGTATGAATGGACATATTTTCAATGGCAGACCCTGCGTTGTTGCCCTAGCATCGCCTTTCACAGTCAGGAGAATGGGTGAGAATCAAGTGAACAAGAATCAACAGGTAACGTCTCAGACCCAACCGCCTGCACCTCCCCAGAAGGGTGGTAGAGGAGGTGGCGGACCTTCAGTTGGTAACAATTTTGGTCGTGGTGGAGGTGGTGGTtctggaggaggtggaggaaatTGGGCAAGAGGCGGTGGAATGGGGAACCGTGGGCCTATGGGTAACATGAGGAACAGAATGGGTCCAGTTGGTGGAAGAGGTATCATGGGTAATGGTGGTATGGTTGCTCCACCACCTCCAGTTCTACATCCTGGAGCTATGATCGGTCAAGGATTCGACCCTATGGGATATGGTGCAGCTATGGGGAGAATGGGTGGTGGTTTTGGAGGTTTCCCTGGAGGTGCAGCTGGAGCTCCTTTTCCTGGAATGATGCCTTCTTTCCCTCCAGTTGTGGCACCTCATGTCAATCCAGCTTTCTTTGGACGGGGATTGGCACCTGGTGGTGTTGGGATGTGGTCTGATCCCAACATGGGTGGTTGGGGTGGTGAGGAGCAATCAAGCTATGGGGAGGATGCTGCATCTGATCAGCAATATGGAGAAGGTAGCCATGGGAAGGATAGGGTGGCTGAGAGAGACAGATATGGTGCTCCAGCAAGGAGACATGACAAGGAGAAAGAAATGGGTTCTGGACAAGATTGGCCAGAGAGGAGACACCGTGATGAGGGGGAAAGAGATCCAGGGAGAGAAAAGGAATTGAGTCGGGAGAGGGATCGAGAGCGAGGGAGAGACAGAGATAGAGAGAGGGATAGAGATAGGGAAAGGGAGCGAGAAATTGATCGTGAGCGTGATAGACATCGAGATGACAGAGACAGACATGGGGATCGCTATAGGCACAGGGATCGTGAACCAGAGCGTGATGATGACTGGGCTAGAGGAAGATCATCTAGGCCTCGCAGTAAGTCACGGGAGGTTGAACATTCAAAAAGGCGTCGACAGACACCTGAATGA